CCTCCATAGGTGGCAACAGCAATACAGTCAGGTTACAGCGATCGATCACATGCTTTCCCCTAGCAACACATTGCTCAACCAAGTAGCAAAAATGAGGATTCAACTCTGGAGCACCCCCAGTAATATCTACGGTGTGGGCATTGGTCTGGTCTAGCGCTTGCAGACAGAGATCAATGGTCTCGCGGCTCATGATTTCACGGCGATCGGGGCCAGCATCCACGTGGCAATGGCGGCAGGTCATATTGCACAACTTACCCAGGTTGATTTGGAAAATTTCTAGCTGAGCAGGAACAAGCGATCGCCAGCCATGGGCTGCTAGGGTATCAGCAAACTGTCCCTGGTATGGTGTGTGGGTCAAGTCTAGGGCAGTCAATGCCAGTCGTTGCTGGTGAGGTGCAGCTAAGGGAGACTGGCGGCGTAAAAGAGAAGTTGTTGGTTTTGGACCAGCCGCGGGGTTATCAAGGTCTATGGCTGAAATAGCAGACTGGCCGTTAAATTCAAGCATCAATCGTCAACAATACCTTAGGCTAAATAGTGATTTTTCTATGGATACCATGGCCAGGATAAATTCGAGGTGAGTATTTCCTGAAGATTTGATCAGTCGCCCATTCTCTAGTTACTCATTCTCCAGAGGTCACCGTCTAGCCTCTAAAACTCTCCTAAAATCCATTCCGAAGCCCGCTCACCTAAGTCAATAGGAATGGTTACAGCTTTGCCTAGTCGAGGACGCTCGCGGGTGACAGCGATAAATTCCTTCACCTGATTAACGCTGTTCCATGCCACTAGATAATTGGCAACCTCATCCAAATGGGCCAAAT
This sequence is a window from Cyanobacteriota bacterium. Protein-coding genes within it:
- the arsS gene encoding arsenosugar biosynthesis radical SAM protein ArsS (Some members of this family are selenoproteins.), giving the protein MLEFNGQSAISAIDLDNPAAGPKPTTSLLRRQSPLAAPHQQRLALTALDLTHTPYQGQFADTLAAHGWRSLVPAQLEIFQINLGKLCNMTCRHCHVDAGPDRREIMSRETIDLCLQALDQTNAHTVDITGGAPELNPHFCYLVEQCVARGKHVIDRCNLTVLLLPPMEDLPRWLADQGVELVCSLPHYRQRNTDAQRGAGAFEQSLQALRRLNAVGYGQGDPQRRLTLMMNPVGAFLASHQHSLEQEWKTYLQRQHGITFDRLLALNNMPISRYLEWLQQSGNLQRYMELLVNAFNPATICGVMCRNTL
- a CDS encoding DUF3067 family protein; this encodes MTGQELHQLLVEKWGYSYDVQLRRVQGKVVMQIMWKYLEQVSFPMSEVEYLAHLDEVANYLVAWNSVNQVKEFIAVTRERPRLGKAVTIPIDLGERASEWILGEF